One genomic region from Microcystis panniformis FACHB-1757 encodes:
- a CDS encoding carbon dioxide concentrating mechanism protein has protein sequence MSLPPVQPISRSEFYVNGDVTIDESAIVAPGVILRAAPNSQIIIGAGACLGMGTILTAYQGVISIGAGAILGTGVLIVGRGEIGENACIGSTTTIFNASVAAMSIVPSGSLIGDTSRQITIEVSATPSEPERPPLPEPQPVVSQVSPVPSVEEVISETVASPWDGEEMVAEASPAETREQASTTNRPNQASVVGKVYINQLLVTLFPERHRFNGNNNHNS, from the coding sequence ATGTCCTTACCCCCCGTTCAACCTATTAGCCGCTCGGAATTCTATGTCAATGGTGATGTAACCATTGATGAGAGTGCGATCGTGGCTCCGGGGGTGATTCTCCGAGCAGCCCCCAATAGCCAAATAATTATCGGTGCGGGTGCTTGTCTGGGTATGGGAACAATTTTAACCGCCTATCAGGGTGTGATTAGTATCGGTGCAGGGGCAATTTTAGGTACAGGTGTTCTAATAGTCGGTCGGGGTGAAATCGGTGAAAATGCCTGTATTGGGTCAACCACAACGATTTTTAATGCTTCTGTGGCAGCGATGTCGATCGTGCCGTCTGGTTCCCTGATCGGAGATACTTCCCGTCAAATTACCATCGAGGTGTCAGCGACCCCATCGGAACCGGAAAGACCCCCTTTACCGGAACCGCAACCCGTAGTCAGTCAAGTGTCCCCAGTGCCGTCAGTGGAGGAAGTGATATCCGAAACCGTGGCCAGTCCTTGGGATGGCGAGGAAATGGTCGCCGAGGCCAGTCCCGCGGAAACCAGAGAACAAGCATCTACTACTAACCGACCGAATCAAGCATCGGTGGTCGGAAAGGTCTATATCAATCAGTTATTGGTCACGCTATTTCCAGAACGTCATCGTTTTAATGGCAACAATAACCATAATTCTTGA
- a CDS encoding ribulose bisphosphate carboxylase small subunit, translated as MVVRTTAASPKKRTKSPEETRIDESAKVHTFSNLSGAIEIGARVVIAPGTSIRADEGTPFHIGDDSKIQDGAIIHGLEKSRVVGDDGREYSVWIGRGSCITHMALIHGPAYVGDRCFIGFRSTVFNARIGADCIVMMHALVQDVEIPAGKFVPSGSVITSQQQADRLPDVTEIDRAFTRHIVDIDLAPSVPVKAHSPATPPPAAAINIANETLYRNSVTPMSLNTNIRAQVRSLLSQGYKIGIEYADKRRFKTSSWLSAGFIDGGREEQVSQSLEASLRDLQGEYVRLIGVDPAAKRRILEMIIQRPEDTPGEPARTTTAVHGGHGNGNGHSDLSVQVRSLLAQGLKIATEHADKRRFKTSSWLTGPAIETKSEAGIIRDIEAIVTENSDEYVRLIGIDPQAKKRVVEMIIHRPGSAPASNGSGKASSYSAPASNGASYSSSGSLSGETIAQIRSLLAQGYKIGTEHADKRRFKTSSWQSCAPIESNRESDVITALEDCLREHSGEYVRLLGIDAKAKKRVLETVIQRPDGSVSSNGSSKTATVAEPSFKSYASGSSGGGTATLTSTLTAETITQIRSLLNQGHKIGAEHADKRRFKTSSWQSCTPIESSRESDVVAALETCLRDHQGEYVRLIGIDSQAKRRVLESIIQRP; from the coding sequence ATGGTCGTCCGCACAACGGCGGCTAGTCCGAAAAAGCGGACCAAATCCCCAGAGGAAACGCGCATAGACGAGAGTGCCAAAGTCCACACCTTCTCTAACCTCAGTGGCGCTATCGAGATCGGGGCGCGAGTGGTGATTGCTCCGGGGACTTCCATCCGCGCCGATGAAGGAACCCCCTTTCACATTGGCGACGACAGCAAAATTCAGGACGGAGCAATCATCCACGGTTTAGAAAAAAGCCGTGTGGTGGGAGATGACGGCCGAGAATATTCGGTGTGGATCGGCCGGGGCAGCTGTATCACCCACATGGCACTCATTCACGGGCCTGCCTATGTGGGCGATCGCTGTTTTATCGGTTTTCGCTCCACCGTCTTTAATGCCCGCATTGGTGCCGATTGCATCGTCATGATGCACGCCCTCGTTCAAGACGTGGAAATCCCCGCCGGGAAATTCGTGCCATCCGGTTCCGTGATCACCAGCCAACAACAGGCCGACCGCTTACCCGATGTCACAGAAATCGATCGAGCCTTCACCCGTCACATTGTCGATATCGACCTCGCCCCCAGCGTCCCGGTCAAAGCCCACAGCCCAGCGACTCCTCCACCGGCAGCCGCTATAAACATCGCTAATGAGACGCTATATAGAAATTCGGTGACACCTATGAGTTTAAATACAAACATTCGAGCGCAGGTTCGCTCCCTCCTCTCCCAAGGCTACAAGATCGGCATCGAATACGCTGACAAACGCCGCTTTAAAACCAGTTCTTGGTTAAGTGCCGGCTTTATCGACGGCGGCCGCGAAGAACAGGTATCCCAATCCCTAGAAGCCTCCCTGAGAGACCTGCAAGGCGAATACGTCCGCCTGATCGGAGTCGATCCCGCCGCTAAACGGCGCATACTGGAAATGATTATCCAACGCCCCGAAGACACCCCGGGAGAACCGGCCCGCACCACCACCGCCGTCCACGGCGGTCATGGCAACGGTAACGGCCATTCCGACCTGTCGGTACAAGTGCGTTCCCTGCTGGCCCAAGGGCTGAAAATCGCCACCGAACACGCGGATAAACGCCGGTTTAAAACCAGTTCTTGGTTAACCGGACCTGCGATCGAAACCAAGAGCGAAGCGGGCATCATTCGCGATATTGAAGCGATCGTGACTGAAAATAGCGATGAGTACGTCCGCCTGATCGGGATCGACCCGCAAGCGAAAAAACGCGTCGTCGAAATGATTATTCACCGCCCCGGCAGCGCCCCCGCTAGTAACGGCAGCGGCAAAGCCAGCAGCTACAGCGCCCCCGCTAGTAACGGAGCCAGTTATAGCAGCAGTGGTAGCTTAAGTGGGGAAACGATCGCTCAAATTCGTTCCCTGCTCGCCCAAGGCTACAAAATCGGCACCGAACACGCGGATAAACGCCGGTTTAAAACCAGTTCTTGGCAGAGTTGCGCCCCGATCGAAAGCAATCGCGAATCTGATGTAATTACTGCTTTGGAAGATTGTTTACGGGAACATAGCGGCGAATACGTCCGCTTACTCGGTATCGATGCTAAAGCCAAAAAACGGGTTTTAGAAACGGTGATCCAGCGTCCCGATGGTTCGGTGAGTAGTAATGGCAGCAGTAAAACCGCCACCGTTGCTGAACCGAGTTTCAAAAGCTATGCTTCTGGTTCTTCTGGCGGCGGTACTGCCACTTTAACCAGTACCTTAACCGCAGAAACGATCACTCAAATTCGCTCTTTATTGAACCAAGGTCACAAAATCGGGGCCGAACACGCGGATAAACGTCGTTTTAAAACCAGTTCTTGGCAAAGCTGCACCCCGATCGAGAGCAGTCGCGAATCCGATGTGGTGGCCGCTTTAGAAACCTGTCTGCGCGACCATCAAGGGGAATACGTTCGTCTGATCGGGATTGACTCCCAAGCGAAACGCCGTGTTCTCGAATCGATTATTCAACGCCCTTAA
- a CDS encoding EutN/CcmL family microcompartment protein codes for MQIAKVCGTVVSTLKPRSMTGVKLLLLQFIDAQGQLLPKYEVAGDIVGAGLNEWVLVSRGGAARIEDGQNNRPLDAMVVGIIDTITVENRTLYSKRDEFRQSG; via the coding sequence ATGCAAATTGCCAAAGTTTGCGGAACCGTCGTTAGCACCCTGAAACCTCGCAGTATGACGGGAGTGAAACTTCTGCTTTTGCAATTCATCGACGCTCAAGGGCAACTTTTGCCTAAATACGAAGTAGCGGGTGATATTGTCGGAGCGGGGCTTAATGAATGGGTGCTAGTGTCCCGGGGAGGAGCGGCTCGGATCGAAGACGGGCAGAACAATCGCCCCCTTGACGCGATGGTGGTGGGGATTATTGACACTATAACCGTAGAAAATCGCACCCTCTACAGCAAGAGGGACGAATTTCGTCAATCCGGTTAA
- a CDS encoding carbon dioxide-concentrating mechanism protein CcmK — MSIAVGMVETLGFPAVVEAADAMVKAARVTLVGYEKIGSGRVTVIVRGDVSEVQASVSAGTEAASNRVKGGQVLSTHIIARPHENLEYVLPIRYTEAVEQFRESVNPQPLRRI, encoded by the coding sequence ATGTCAATTGCAGTGGGCATGGTGGAAACCTTGGGTTTCCCAGCCGTCGTCGAGGCGGCTGATGCCATGGTAAAAGCCGCCCGCGTAACCCTAGTAGGTTACGAAAAAATTGGTAGTGGTCGCGTCACCGTCATCGTCCGGGGGGACGTTTCGGAAGTACAGGCCTCCGTATCGGCGGGGACAGAAGCGGCATCTAATCGTGTTAAAGGTGGTCAAGTCCTCTCGACCCACATCATCGCCCGTCCCCACGAAAACCTCGAATACGTTCTTCCCATTCGTTATACAGAAGCCGTGGAACAGTTTCGTGAAAGTGTTAACCCGCAACCTTTAAGACGAATCTAG
- a CDS encoding carbon dioxide-concentrating mechanism protein CcmK, with translation MPIAVGMIETLGFPAVVEAADAMVKAARVTLVGYEKIGSGRVTVIVRGDVSEVQASVAAGVENANRVNGGQVLSTHIIARPHENLEYVLPIRYTEEVEQFRSY, from the coding sequence ATGCCAATTGCAGTAGGAATGATTGAAACCCTAGGATTTCCCGCCGTTGTGGAAGCGGCAGATGCCATGGTCAAAGCCGCCAGGGTGACTCTAGTGGGTTACGAAAAGATCGGTAGTGGTCGCGTCACTGTCATTGTCCGGGGAGACGTTTCAGAAGTGCAAGCTTCTGTGGCTGCCGGAGTGGAAAACGCCAACCGGGTTAACGGAGGACAAGTGCTATCTACCCATATCATCGCCCGTCCCCACGAAAACCTCGAATACGTGCTGCCCATTCGCTACACCGAAGAAGTAGAGCAATTCCGCAGCTATTAA
- a CDS encoding Nif11-like leader peptide family natural product precursor, translating into MSKNQVFDFFALAAKNEELGQKMRSTQDPQQLLEIARSQGFDFSLPELEAALKSLHESPDFFQKLAHAVLEVFSPNHDNYPSIGVQPYEGEIDR; encoded by the coding sequence ATGTCTAAAAATCAAGTGTTCGACTTTTTCGCCTTAGCCGCTAAAAACGAAGAATTGGGTCAAAAAATGCGTTCAACCCAAGATCCTCAGCAATTACTAGAGATAGCTCGCTCCCAAGGCTTCGATTTCTCCCTTCCTGAATTAGAAGCGGCACTCAAATCCTTGCACGAGAGTCCCGACTTTTTCCAAAAGTTAGCTCATGCAGTGTTAGAAGTTTTCAGTCCTAACCACGATAATTATCCCTCGATCGGTGTCCAACCCTACGAAGGTGAGATCGATCGCTAG
- the miaB gene encoding tRNA (N6-isopentenyl adenosine(37)-C2)-methylthiotransferase MiaB: MNKSPRRYHITTFGCQMNKADSERMAGILEDLGFQWSEDANEADLILYNTCTIRDNAEQKVYSYLGRQAKRKQTQPDLTLIVAGCVAQQEGEQLLRRVPEVDLIIGPQHANRLGDLLQQVFDGSQVVATEPIHIMEDITKPRRDSNITAWVNVIYGCNERCTYCVVPGVRGVEQSRTPAAIRAEMAQLGQQGYQEITLLGQNIDAYGRDLPGVTASGRHLHNFTDLLYYVHDVAGIERLRFATSHPRYFTERLIKACQELPKVCEHFHIPFQSGDNDILKAMKRGYTQEKYRQIIANIRNLMPDAAISADAIVGFPGETEAQFENTLKLVDEIGFDQLNTAAYSPRPGTPAAIWDNQLSEQVKSDRLQRLNHLVATKAAERSQRYLGRIEEILVEDVNPKDASQVMGRTRGNRLTFFTGDIEELRGKFVKVKITEVRPFSLTGVIF; the protein is encoded by the coding sequence ATGAATAAATCCCCACGTCGTTACCATATCACCACCTTTGGTTGTCAGATGAATAAAGCTGACTCCGAACGCATGGCGGGTATTTTAGAAGATTTGGGGTTTCAATGGTCTGAGGATGCCAACGAAGCCGATTTAATCCTCTACAATACCTGTACAATTCGCGATAATGCCGAACAGAAGGTGTATTCCTATCTCGGTAGACAGGCTAAACGCAAACAAACTCAACCCGACCTTACTTTAATTGTCGCTGGCTGCGTGGCTCAACAGGAAGGGGAACAATTATTAAGACGAGTTCCCGAAGTGGATTTAATTATCGGTCCCCAACACGCAAACCGCTTGGGAGACTTATTACAACAAGTTTTTGACGGTTCCCAGGTGGTGGCCACCGAACCCATCCACATCATGGAAGACATCACCAAACCGCGCCGGGATAGTAATATTACCGCTTGGGTGAACGTCATCTATGGTTGCAATGAACGCTGTACCTATTGTGTGGTTCCGGGGGTGCGCGGGGTGGAACAATCTCGCACTCCTGCGGCAATTCGAGCAGAAATGGCACAATTAGGACAACAGGGTTATCAAGAAATCACCCTTTTAGGTCAAAATATCGATGCCTACGGACGGGATTTACCCGGAGTGACGGCAAGCGGCCGACATCTGCACAATTTCACCGATTTACTCTACTACGTTCACGATGTGGCCGGCATTGAACGTCTCCGTTTTGCCACCAGTCACCCCCGCTATTTTACCGAACGTTTGATTAAAGCTTGTCAGGAATTACCTAAAGTTTGTGAACATTTTCATATCCCTTTTCAATCAGGGGATAATGATATCCTCAAGGCTATGAAACGGGGCTATACTCAGGAAAAATACCGACAAATTATTGCTAATATTCGCAATTTAATGCCGGACGCTGCCATTAGTGCCGATGCGATTGTCGGATTCCCCGGAGAAACAGAGGCACAGTTCGAGAATACTTTAAAATTAGTCGATGAGATTGGTTTTGATCAATTAAATACGGCGGCCTATTCTCCCCGTCCCGGTACTCCGGCCGCTATTTGGGATAATCAATTAAGTGAGCAGGTAAAAAGCGATCGCTTACAAAGATTAAATCATTTAGTGGCCACAAAAGCTGCTGAACGTTCCCAAAGATATTTAGGCAGAATTGAGGAAATTTTAGTGGAAGACGTTAATCCTAAAGATGCTAGTCAAGTTATGGGAAGAACTAGAGGCAATCGCTTAACTTTCTTTACGGGAGATATTGAGGAATTGCGAGGCAAATTTGTTAAGGTTAAAATTACCGAAGTCCGTCCCTTTAGTTTGACGGGAGTGATCTTTTAA
- a CDS encoding DUF2358 domain-containing protein has product MDIIAILQQDYQRFPIDQTYDIYADNVYFQDPLNQFRGIKRYREMIGFMSQWFQAIKMDIHAIEQQENIINTRWTLHWTTPLPWRPRIAISGRSQLTLDDNNLIISHIDYWDCSRWDVLRQHLPFRTS; this is encoded by the coding sequence ATGGATATTATCGCTATTTTGCAGCAAGATTATCAGAGATTTCCTATTGATCAAACCTATGACATTTATGCTGATAACGTTTATTTTCAAGACCCTCTCAATCAATTTCGGGGGATTAAACGCTATCGGGAAATGATTGGTTTTATGAGTCAATGGTTCCAAGCTATCAAGATGGATATCCACGCAATTGAACAGCAGGAAAATATTATTAATACCCGTTGGACATTGCACTGGACAACCCCTTTACCTTGGCGGCCTCGCATCGCTATTTCTGGACGCAGCCAATTAACTCTCGATGACAATAATCTGATTATTTCTCATATCGATTATTGGGATTGTTCGCGCTGGGATGTGCTGCGTCAGCATTTACCTTTCCGCACTTCTTAA
- a CDS encoding slr1306 family protein, whose product MTVRLGKPILVTGIGITIAFTLGETLNSRLSEIGSWGIFGAIALGAGIWFWQKPNSKIDFSLPTPLSLEKVKQAISKAEQIINYLDKEDPNQDLTPLKTSLTQLNQEFSRQDLKIAITGARKTGKTALKKLLESGNFGESVAFMETEPLLTLDSTANQKKALAADLVLYLINGDLSDSEWQILQQFDRMHQRVILLLNKQDRLPAETREEILLSLKQRLKETIPAHNILAIAAAPKPLKVRQHQSNGEIKEWTEPQAIVIDNLDNHLRQIIEQEKSELVLGTIWRQALELAKETKQLLNQSRRKKALPVIEQYQWIAATATFANPLAALDLVLAAATNAQMLVDLGAIYQQKMSLEQAKTAMTTLGKMMVQLGMVEVTTQALGTILKGNAITYIAGGTVQGIGAAYLTRLAGLSLVEYFQEQEINEQLNNDWNWTSLQNKVKQVWEQNQRLAFLQDLVKQTSARWSAFSG is encoded by the coding sequence ATGACGGTAAGATTGGGTAAACCGATTTTAGTGACGGGGATAGGCATTACCATCGCTTTCACCCTGGGGGAAACTCTCAATAGCAGACTGAGCGAAATCGGTTCATGGGGTATTTTCGGTGCGATTGCTCTTGGTGCCGGTATCTGGTTTTGGCAAAAACCCAACTCGAAAATCGATTTTTCCCTTCCCACTCCCCTGAGTCTAGAAAAGGTTAAACAAGCGATTAGCAAGGCTGAGCAGATAATTAATTATCTGGACAAAGAAGACCCTAATCAAGACTTAACCCCACTCAAAACCAGTTTAACCCAATTAAATCAAGAATTTAGTCGCCAAGACCTGAAAATTGCCATTACTGGTGCGAGAAAAACTGGTAAAACTGCCTTAAAAAAACTACTAGAAAGCGGCAACTTTGGGGAATCTGTCGCTTTTATGGAAACGGAACCGCTTCTAACTCTCGACTCCACCGCTAACCAGAAAAAAGCTCTGGCAGCCGACTTAGTTTTGTATCTCATCAATGGGGATTTGAGCGATTCCGAATGGCAAATTCTCCAGCAATTCGATCGAATGCACCAGCGTGTTATCCTGTTACTGAATAAACAGGATCGTTTACCCGCCGAAACCAGAGAAGAAATACTCCTTTCCCTGAAACAAAGACTGAAAGAAACTATTCCTGCTCATAATATTTTAGCCATAGCCGCTGCCCCCAAACCCCTAAAAGTTCGTCAACATCAAAGCAATGGAGAAATCAAGGAATGGACGGAACCCCAAGCTATTGTTATTGATAATCTAGATAATCATCTCCGACAAATTATCGAACAAGAAAAGTCCGAATTAGTTCTGGGAACTATCTGGAGACAAGCGCTCGAATTAGCCAAGGAAACCAAACAATTACTTAATCAATCCCGACGCAAAAAGGCTTTACCTGTTATCGAACAATACCAATGGATAGCCGCTACTGCCACTTTTGCTAATCCTCTCGCGGCCCTAGATTTAGTTTTAGCGGCGGCCACTAACGCTCAAATGTTAGTGGATTTAGGGGCAATTTATCAACAAAAAATGTCCCTTGAACAAGCAAAAACAGCCATGACTACCCTGGGGAAAATGATGGTACAATTGGGCATGGTAGAGGTGACAACTCAGGCATTGGGAACGATTCTCAAGGGAAATGCGATTACTTATATTGCTGGTGGTACAGTGCAGGGAATTGGAGCAGCCTATTTAACTCGTTTAGCTGGTTTAAGTTTAGTTGAATATTTCCAAGAACAGGAAATTAACGAGCAACTGAATAATGATTGGAATTGGACGAGTTTGCAGAATAAAGTTAAACAGGTTTGGGAACAAAATCAGCGCCTAGCATTTTTACAGGATCTTGTCAAGCAAACGAGCGCTCGTTGGTCGGCATTTTCTGGTTAA
- the rpmG gene encoding 50S ribosomal protein L33: MASKKGVRLIITVECTECRSNPDKRTPGVSRYTTSKNRRNTTGRLEIKKYCPHCNKHTVHKEIK; the protein is encoded by the coding sequence ATGGCTAGTAAAAAAGGCGTTCGCCTAATCATCACTGTAGAATGCACGGAATGCCGCAGTAATCCCGATAAGCGTACCCCCGGCGTTTCTCGCTACACCACCAGCAAAAACCGTCGCAATACCACCGGCAGACTGGAAATCAAGAAATACTGTCCCCACTGCAATAAGCACACCGTCCACAAGGAAATTAAGTAA
- the rpsR gene encoding 30S ribosomal protein S18, with amino-acid sequence MSYYRKRLSPISPSQPIDYKDTELLRKFITERGKLLPRRITGLTSKQQRDLTEAVKRARLMALLPFVNQEA; translated from the coding sequence ATGAGCTACTATCGTAAACGTCTCTCCCCCATCTCCCCCAGTCAACCGATTGACTACAAAGACACCGAACTCCTCCGCAAATTCATCACCGAACGCGGCAAACTCCTACCTAGACGCATCACCGGTTTAACTTCTAAACAACAGCGAGATTTAACGGAAGCGGTAAAACGGGCCCGTTTAATGGCTTTATTGCCTTTTGTCAACCAAGAAGCCTAA
- a CDS encoding sensor histidine kinase: MEKQPSEIEIELDTQLKEEDSEQFLRSIFNSVQASIFVVDVLENRDFRYVGANPVHERWTGLRSSDIKGKTPEQILPPDDARSVRQHYSDCVRYGTTISYEQYLPFQNIPYWWLTTLTPLRDNNARIYRLVGTSTNITERKQAEEALRLQAEREQLLGVMQERIRQSLDLDRILQRTVKEVRQFLNCDRVLIYRLFPDHSGMIVVESHTARINSVLGNSIEDPCFNLSPERLENYRRGRIQVIENVHNSGLDPCYRSLLTSLQVQANLVVPIICDNQLWGLLIAQNCQKTRSWQSQEIDLLKQLAIQVGIAIQQAELHQRVKCLNTALESEVQQRTAELQMSLKYEALIGRITEKIRDSLDENHILQTTTRELVQVLPVERAQIELYNPSRSQATIVHEYTTQELICQGISCQISDFPEIYQPLLHKQILQFVDRLPLGNPQICRVNRCACPIFDDQGFLGNIWLIRPANQIFNSLETNLIQHIATECAIAIRQARLYESSQAQVRELEKLERLKSEFLKTLSHELRTPITSIRLAVETLESLLEYQGIEIDPEDSIGQLLQILNIESQRQSKLVNDLLTLTYLDAETEPPAIETIDLLSWLPLLVEPFRTLTRERQQQLILDIDGDIPEINSNLCDIERIIAELLTNASKYTPEQGIIRVNVWRADEQILISVSNSGVEIPPEELSRIFAPFYRIPHHDPWRYSGTGLGLALVHKLIKPLNATIDVTSANAVTTFTLTLPI, encoded by the coding sequence ATGGAAAAGCAGCCATCAGAAATCGAGATCGAGCTAGATACACAGCTAAAAGAGGAGGATTCCGAACAGTTTCTGCGTAGTATATTTAATTCCGTGCAAGCGTCGATTTTTGTAGTGGACGTGCTGGAAAATAGAGATTTTCGCTATGTGGGAGCAAACCCCGTTCATGAACGCTGGACAGGATTGCGCTCATCAGATATTAAAGGCAAAACTCCCGAACAAATCCTTCCCCCCGATGATGCGCGCAGTGTGCGGCAACACTATAGTGATTGTGTGCGTTACGGAACGACTATTTCCTACGAACAGTATTTACCTTTTCAAAATATACCCTACTGGTGGCTGACAACTTTAACACCCCTACGGGATAACAATGCGCGTATCTATCGTTTGGTGGGAACCAGTACCAATATCACCGAACGCAAACAGGCCGAAGAAGCTTTAAGATTACAAGCAGAACGGGAACAACTACTGGGGGTAATGCAGGAAAGAATCCGGCAATCGTTGGATCTCGATCGCATTTTGCAAAGAACTGTTAAAGAGGTGCGACAATTCCTCAACTGCGATCGAGTGTTAATTTATCGTTTATTCCCCGATCATAGTGGCATGATTGTGGTGGAATCCCATACTGCGAGGATTAATTCCGTCTTAGGAAACAGCATCGAGGATCCCTGTTTTAATTTATCCCCAGAACGTCTGGAAAATTATCGTCGCGGGAGAATTCAAGTTATTGAAAATGTCCATAATTCGGGACTTGATCCCTGTTATCGCAGCCTACTCACCTCTTTGCAAGTACAGGCTAACTTGGTGGTGCCAATTATCTGCGATAACCAACTCTGGGGGTTACTAATTGCCCAAAATTGCCAAAAAACTCGCTCTTGGCAATCCCAAGAAATCGATCTGCTTAAACAATTAGCCATTCAAGTGGGAATTGCCATTCAACAAGCGGAACTGCACCAACGGGTAAAATGCTTGAATACTGCCTTGGAATCGGAGGTTCAGCAAAGAACTGCCGAATTGCAGATGAGTTTGAAGTATGAAGCATTAATCGGACGGATTACCGAAAAAATTCGCGATAGTCTCGATGAAAATCATATTCTGCAAACCACCACTAGGGAATTAGTCCAGGTTTTACCCGTAGAACGGGCCCAAATTGAGCTTTACAATCCCAGTCGCAGCCAAGCCACTATTGTCCACGAATATACCACTCAAGAGCTTATCTGTCAGGGAATTAGCTGTCAAATTAGCGATTTTCCTGAAATCTATCAACCGCTGCTGCACAAACAAATTTTACAATTTGTTGATCGTCTTCCCCTTGGCAATCCCCAAATCTGTCGTGTTAACCGTTGCGCTTGTCCTATCTTTGACGATCAGGGTTTTTTGGGCAATATTTGGCTAATTAGACCAGCTAATCAAATTTTTAACTCCTTAGAAACTAATTTGATCCAACATATTGCCACCGAATGTGCGATCGCCATTCGCCAGGCACGACTGTACGAATCTTCCCAAGCACAAGTGAGGGAATTAGAAAAACTGGAAAGATTAAAAAGCGAATTCCTGAAAACCCTTTCCCATGAACTGCGAACCCCGATTACCAGCATTCGTCTAGCGGTGGAAACCTTAGAAAGTCTCCTGGAATATCAAGGGATCGAGATCGATCCAGAGGATTCGATCGGTCAACTGTTGCAAATTCTTAACATTGAATCTCAGCGTCAGAGTAAGTTAGTTAATGATCTGTTGACTTTAACCTATCTGGATGCGGAAACCGAACCCCCGGCGATCGAAACAATCGACTTACTTTCTTGGCTACCCTTATTAGTGGAACCTTTTCGCACTCTCACCCGCGAGCGACAACAGCAGTTAATTTTAGATATAGATGGGGATATACCGGAGATTAACAGCAATCTTTGTGATATCGAACGCATCATAGCGGAATTACTGACCAATGCTTCTAAATATACCCCAGAACAAGGGATAATTAGGGTAAATGTCTGGCGTGCAGACGAGCAAATATTAATTAGTGTGAGCAATTCAGGAGTAGAAATCCCTCCAGAGGAATTATCAAGAATATTTGCTCCTTTTTATCGCATTCCTCACCACGATCCCTGGCGCTACAGTGGCACCGGTTTAGGTTTAGCTTTAGTCCACAAACTGATTAAACCCCTGAATGCCACCATCGATGTCACCAGTGCCAATGCTGTCACCACTTTTACCCTCACCTTGCCAATCTAG
- a CDS encoding HEAT repeat domain-containing protein, with product MYDNEILDSSNSLNNPLDASDPDQAAEIPPDPEEMLLLLTSADVSERMIAARAFCELRDERAIAPLLEMLNDVCPLVRVSVAYALGRNPSLSSVAPLIDLLARDWNGYVRKGVVWALGNCGDRRAINPLVHALKTDISAVRLWAASSLAQIAKVNYEDIITVLPPLIEGLRRDLIAAVRSNCAWSIGQLCRELPLNVIYATAIDALIEALVEDEDLGVKEDARGALLKVGDPRGLQLIEELELEGII from the coding sequence ATGTACGACAATGAAATCCTAGACTCTAGCAATTCCTTAAATAATCCTCTCGATGCGAGCGATCCGGATCAAGCAGCGGAAATCCCTCCCGATCCCGAGGAAATGCTCTTATTGCTTACTTCTGCTGATGTGAGCGAGAGGATGATCGCGGCCCGCGCCTTTTGTGAATTGCGGGACGAAAGAGCGATCGCCCCGTTACTGGAGATGTTAAACGATGTCTGTCCCCTGGTGCGTGTTAGTGTCGCCTACGCTTTGGGCCGAAATCCCAGTCTTAGCTCTGTGGCTCCCTTAATCGATTTACTGGCCAGGGATTGGAATGGTTACGTCAGAAAAGGGGTAGTTTGGGCCCTAGGTAACTGTGGCGATCGCAGAGCGATCAATCCTTTGGTTCATGCTCTCAAAACTGATATTTCGGCCGTGCGATTATGGGCAGCCAGTAGTTTGGCCCAGATTGCCAAGGTCAATTATGAAGATATCATCACCGTGTTGCCGCCTTTAATTGAAGGATTGCGCCGAGATTTAATCGCAGCGGTGCGGAGTAATTGCGCTTGGTCGATCGGTCAATTATGCCGAGAATTGCCCTTAAATGTGATTTATGCCACGGCGATCGATGCTTTGATCGAGGCCTTGGTGGAAGATGAGGATTTAGGTGTCAAGGAAGATGCTAGGGGTGCTTTATTAAAAGTGGGCGACCCGAGAGGATTACAATTGATCGAGGAATTAGAGCTTGAAGGAATTATCTAA